One Salminus brasiliensis chromosome 5, fSalBra1.hap2, whole genome shotgun sequence DNA segment encodes these proteins:
- the leng1 gene encoding leukocyte receptor cluster member 1 codes for MNILPKKSWHVRNKDNIARVRRDEAHAAEEEREIQRRAERAEQEARTEFLRKKSRTALEQRGGYREEEEQSRGSREIEHLNLFPLEESSEKKGNSEYLKEKKEEKEKQERAIGLLVSLGPAPGTEATPWYLKQREKEKEEEKDRKEIDRKEKDKRKSITEEEREKKDRKLKEMLDPLMDMKKALSVKDRKVKKHKKKEKRDGGEKRSGESSVEKLRAERLQRELEERKRTQALLDQRNGVGKKREAENMGDRERPYNNAYFPELARKRQKRDRDSYGFC; via the exons ATGAACATCCTGCCCAAGAAGAGCTGGCATGTGCGCAACAAGGACAACATAGCGCGCGTGCGGCGGGATGAGGCTCACGCTGCAGAAGAGGAGCGCGAGATCCAACGGAGAGCGGAGCGCGCGGAGCAAGAG GCTCGAACTGAGTTTTTGAGGAAGAAGTCTCGCACAGCCCTCGAGCAGAGAGGAGGAtacagagaggaagaagagcaaAGCCGAGGTTCTAGAGAGATTGAACATCTCAACTTGTTTCCTCTGGAGGAGTCTTCAGAAAAGAAGGGCAATTCAGAATATCTCAAAGAGAAGAAGGAAGAGAAG GAGAAACAGGAGCGTGCCATTGGTCTGTTGGTGTCTCTTGGTCCTGCCCCTGGAACGGAGGCCACACCGTGGTAtctgaaacagagagaaaaggagaaagaggaggagaaagacagaaaggagATAGACAGAAAGGAGAAGGACAAAAGGAAGAGCATAactgaagaggagagagagaaaaaagaccGGAAGTTAAAG GAAATGCTGGACCCTCTTATGGACATGAAAAAAGCCCTGTCAGTGAAAGACAGAAAGGtgaaaaaacacaagaaaaaggagaaaagagatggaggggAGAAGAGGAGTGGAGAAAG CTCAGTTGAAAAACTGCGTGCAGAACGTCTGCAGAGAGAACTGGAAGAGAGGAAGCGAACACAGGCACTGCTGGATCAGAGGAATGGAgtagggaaaaagagagaagcagagaatatgggagacagggagagacCATACAACAACGCCTATTTCCCCGAGCTAGCACGGAAAAGGCAGAAAAGGGACAGAGACTCTTA